GGCGGCGTCCCTGGTGTCGTAGGGACCCATCAGGTGGTCCCCGGCGCTCTTGCTGTCGTCGTCTTCGACCTGGCCGCTGTCCACGTTGTACCAGTAGGTCATCGCACTCTCCTGCGTAGTAGTCCGAGGTAGTCCGTTCCGCAGCCCTAGACTGGCACATCTATGACCTTCTCCCCCGTCGTCGCCGGCCGGGTCGGACCGCGTCGCGCTGTCCCATCCGCAATTACCCGGCCCGAGTACGTGAACCGGCCCGCTCCGACGCCGTTCACCGGGTCGGAGATCAAGGACGACGCGACGATCGAGGCAATGCGCGTCGCCGGCCGGATCGCGGCCGGAGCACTCGCCGCGGCCGGGGCTGCCGCAGCACCTGGAATCACCACCGACGAACTGGACCGGATCGGGCACGAATACCTGCTGGACCACGGTGCCTACCCCTCCACACTCGGCTACCGCGGGTTTCCTAAGTCGCTGTGCACGAGCGTGAATGAGGTCATCTGCCACGGAATTCCCGACGACCGGCCGCTGGACGACGGCGACATCGTCAAGATCGACATCACCGCCTTCATCGACGGGGTGCACGGCGACAACTGCGGTTCGTTCGTGGTCGGGGATGCCGACGAGGAATCCCGCCTGTTGGTCGAGCGCACCCGCGAGGCGATGAACCGCGGCATCCGCGCTGCATTGCCCGGTCGTGAGGTCAATGTGATCGGGCGGGTCATCGAGAAGTACGCCGCCCGCTTCGGCTACGGCGTCGTACGCGACTACACCGGGCACGGGGTGGGTCAGGCATTCCACTCCGGTCTGGTGATCCCGCACTACGACTCGGCACCGGCGCACAATGACCTCATCGAGCCCGGGATGACCTTCACCGTCGAACCGATGATCAATCTGGGCGGACCGGACTGGCAGATGTGGGAGGACGGCTGGACGGTCGTCACCGCTGACCGGTCGCGTTCCGCGCAGTTCGAGCAGACCATCCTCATCACCGGGACCGGCCCCGAAATTCTCACCACCGTCTGATCCGAACAGCACCCCAAGGAGATCTCATGTCGACCACGCACCCCCTCGGTATCGACGTCGGCGGCACCGGGATCAAAGGCGCGCCGGTCAACCTGAGCACCGGCAAATTCGCCGCGGACCGGCTGCGCATCGAGACGCCGAAAGTGTCCACGCCGGACGCCGTTGCCGAGATCATCGAGCACATCGCCCAGCACTTCAAAGATCTGGTGGGTGATCAGCCGATCGGGGTGACGTTTCCCGCCGTCGTCACGCACGGTGTCGTTCGCAGTGCCGCAAACATCGATGCATCATGGATCGGCACCAACGTCGAGGAACTGCTACAGGACCGACTGGGTCGCTCGGTGACGGCGATGAACGATGCGGACGCCGCAGGTGTCGGCGAGCTGCAGTTCGGTGCCGCGCGAAACACCGAGGGTCTGGTGCTGGTCTCGACCCTCGGGACCGGCATCGGCTCGGCACTGCTGAACCACGGTCAGCTGGTCCCCAACTCAGAGCTCGGCCATCTGGAGATCGATGGCCATGACGCCGAGAGCAAGGCCGCGAGCAGCGTCAGAGAGAACGAGGACCTGTCCTGGGAGGACTGGGCCGCGCGGTTGCAGCGTTACTACAGCCACGTCGAAGACCTGCTGTGGCCGGATCTGATCGTCGTCGGCGGCGGCATCTCGAAGAAGTCCGACAAGTTTCTCCCGCTACTGCACCTGCGCGCTCCGATCGTGGCCGCCCAGCTACGCAATGCGGCCGGCATCGTCGGGGCGGCCCACCACGCAGTGCAGTCCGCGAAAGCAGAGGGCACCCACCGCGAGTGAGCCCGGTCTCAGCTTTTGGACATGCTGGACGGGGCATATTTGCCCCGTCCAGCATGTCCAAAACTCGAGACGGTTGCCTTTGGATTGCGCACCGCCGCACGCACGGCGGGCACACCCCGCTTGAGCCCGCGGCGCACCACGGGCAATGCCCGCTCGAAGAATGCGTAGAGCGGCGAGAACGGCAGGTCCCAGGTCCCTATCAGCAGGTCCTCATGGTGGGCGAACTGCCGCTTGAAGTCGGAGATGCCGTCGTTGAGCAGGCCGTTGAAGTCATACCGCGTCACTCCCAGCTCGCGCATCTGGGTCATTGCGTAGAACTTCAATCCGTAATTGAGGCGCAGCTTCATCCCGCGCGGGTTGACCCCGCCGTACAGCTCGAACGCCGTCGTGCCGGAGGCGACCAGCCAGACGAACGCGACCAGTTCTGCACCCTCCCAGGCAGCCAGCAGCCGGGACCGGTCGCCGAGCAGGTCGCGGATACCGCGGTGGTAGTCATCGGAGTGGACTGCGAAGTCGGCGCGTTCTGCAGTGGCCCGGTTGATGTCGAGCACCGCAGCCAGGTCAGCGTCGGTGGTGACCTCGCCGAAGTGGACGTCCTCGGCACGGAAGGACTTACGGACGTTCTGCCGGGTGGAGGAACTCAGACCCTTCATCAACGTGTCGTCGTCGGCGGTCACGTCGACGATGAGGGTGCGCGGGATCAGACCGGTATTGCTGCTGCGCCGAAAACCGGCAGCAGCAACGTCGGCGAGCCACCCGGAAGCCGGACCCTTCTGCAGGGCTTCGATCTGGGTGTCGTCCGCGCCCTTGGGCAGCGGGGCTCCCGGCTGCTCCCAGTCCGGCTCGATGGTGAGCGCGATGGGCTTGTGATGCGAGCGGACGTAGGACGCGATGGCCTGCAGGACGTCTGCCCGGTCAGCCTCTGCTGCCTGCGGTCCACGCGGAATGTAGGCCAGGCACCGGAAAGGCCGCGGCAGCGTGCGCAGCAGTACCTGAGCACTACCCACCACCCGTTCGCCGTCATGCACGACGAGATGGTCAGCACGCCACTCGTAACGCGCCTTCAGCCGGCCCCAGCCCCACAGCTGCAGCGGGTGCCCGTGCGCGTCGTCGACGATGGCGTCCCATTCGCCCTGGTCGCGGCAGGAGGTCACCGTGAGCGTCATGCCCGGCAGGCTATCCGCCCCGCCCGCTCAACCACACATCTCTCGCGCGGGGGCTCAGAACTGCGCAGCAGCACCGTCAGACAGATCGCGCACCTCGACACCACCGTCGAGGCCGAACGTTGCGACATGGTGCAGATAGGCGCCGCGACCGACCTGCGACAGCAACGCATCGTGAATCGGGACGATGACCTTCGGCTCGATCCGCCGCACGAAGGCAACGGTCTCGCGGACCGCGGCCCATGGGGCCGACAGCGGGACAGCGAGTACGTCGACGTCACCCGCCGGTTCAGCGTCCAGCGCATCACCCGGGTGGAAGACCGACGGTTCACCGGCTGCCGCGAACAACAGACCCAGATTCGCGATCCTCGGAAGGTATTCATGGATCAAGGCGTGCTGAGCACCCGCTGGCGTCACCGTCACGGAGCCGACCGAGAATGCTTCTGCGTCGCGGGTCGGCGTCGCAGTGATGCCGTGTTCCGCAAGCACTGCGACGGTGTCCGGGTCCGCAAACAGGGCGGCGGCAGGATTGGCAGCAAGCAGCGGGCCCAGCTTGTCCGGCTCCACGTGATCGGCGTGCTGATGGGTGACCAGCACAGCATCCAGGCCCGTCACGCCGTCGTATCGGGAGAAGCTGCCCGGGTCTATCAGCAAGCGTGCGGCAGGGTATTCCAGCAGGAGGCAGGCATGGCCGAGGTGGGTGATCTGCATACTCGGCACGGTACGCCGAGCGCCCTTGGGTGGCGCCGTAGGATCGGCGAGTGCATTTTCTTGGGGACACCCCCGCCCATGACCTGACCTACAGCGACGTCTTCATGGTGCCGTCCCGTTCGTCGGTGACCAGTCGCCTCGCTGTCGACCTGTCCACCCGCGACGGGCTGGGCACGACGTTGCCGCTCGTGGTGTCGAACATGACGGCCGTCTCCGGACGACGGATGTCCGAGACGGTGGCGCGCCGCGGTGGCATCGCAATCCTGCCGCAGGACATTCCCGTCCACGCGGTGCAGGAGACGATCGAGGCGGTCAAGGCCAGCCACCCCGTGTTCGAGTCAGCGGTGACGATCGGTCCCGACGCACCGGTGAGTGCTGTTCTCGCGCTGATGGGCAAGCGTGCACATCGTGCCGCTGTCGTCGTGGACACAGACGGTCGCCCCGTGGGGGTCGTACAGGAGGCCCAGTGCCTGCGGGTCGACCGATTCACCACCGTCGGCCAGGTGATGGCCGAAGACCTGCTGACGGTGCCCGCCGCCGTCGACCTGCGAGAGACCTTCGACCTACTCGTCAGCTCTCATCTGGAACTCGCGCCGGTCATCGACGCAGACGGCAGACTTGTCGGCATCCTGACCCGCAAGGGCATCCTGCGCTCGACCATCTACTCCCCCGCACTCGACCGCGACGGGCGGCTGTCCCTCGGGGTGGCCATCGGTATCAACGGGGACGTGCGGGAGAAAGCCGACACCATGCTCGGCTCCGGCGCCGACGTGTTGGTGGTCGACACTGCGCACGGCCACCAGGACAAGATGCTCGATGCACTGGGCCTGGTACGCGACGCAAGAGACGAGCACGAAGCGGCGACCGGCGTACGCATTCCGATAGCTGCCGGAAACGTCGTGTCGGCCGCCGGCACACGTGACCTCGTGAGCGCCGGCGCCGACATCGTCAAGGTCGGCGTCGGCCCCGGTGCCATGTGCACGACCCGGATGATGACCGGAGTCGGCCGACCCCAGTTCTCGGCTGTGCTCGAATGCGCCGCGGCGGCAAATGAACTCGGTGCGCACGTATGGGCGGACGGCGGTGTGAAGTACCCGCGTGACGTGGCGCTGGCGCTCGCCGCGGGTGCCGCCTCGGTGATGATCGGCTCGTGGTTCGCCGGCACCTGGGAAAGCCCCGGTGACCTCAACAAGGATGCCGATGGTCGGCTCTACAAGGAGTCCTTCGGGATGGCCTCAGCGCGCGCCGTCGGCAATCGCAGTGCCGGACGCGATGCATTCGACCGAGCCCGTCTGGGGTTGTTCGAGGAGGGCATCTCCTCCTCGAAGATGTACCTGGACCCGGCACGGCCCGGCGTCGAGGACCTCATCGACGGAATCGCAGCCGGCGTCCGATCGAGCTTCACCTACGCCGGAGCGGACAGCATCGCAGCGTTCCGCGAGAAGGCCGTGGTCGGCATACAGAGTGCCAGTGGATATGACGAAGGTCGACCGCACGAGACGTCCTGGTGAGCCGGCCTTACTGATCTTCAGCGGTTCGCGCGACGCTCACGACGACCCTCGCGCGATCGGCCTACGCCGTCCTTTTCGTCGAACGCGCCTGGAAACAGGAGCCGACGCCCGAAGGCCCAGTAGTACCCGGTGACCATCGCCAGCACCACCAGCCCCCACACGGGTGCGTTCGTAGGCCCCATCAGGACGGCGTAGATCGCCACCAGAAAGCCCAGTCCGATACCAATTCCGTTTGCTCGCTGCATTGTGGTTTCCCATCTGAGGTGTGCTTCTCAACCTAGTCACAACGGACGGCTCGGCAAGTGATTTCGCGTGGTCACCGGGTGCTGCGCCGCAGAGTTGCGGTCGCCGCGACGAGTGCTGCCAGCGTGCCCCCCGTCAGTACGAGCAACCCCCGCAGGAAGGTTCCGTCTACCGAGGGCGAGGACGCAACCTGCTGAAGCGCCTCGACGGCGTAGGTCAACGGCATCGCATCGGAGAACCAGCGCAGCACCGGAGCCATCTGGTCGCGTGGCTGGAACAATCCACAGACCAGCAACTGCGGCAGCACAATCACCGGCATGAACTGCACTGCTTGGAACTCGGTACGGGCAAATGCACTGGCGAGTAGTCCGAGGGCCACTCCGAGCAAGGCGTCCAGCGCGGCAATGAGGACCAGCGCCCACACCGCGCCGGCCAGTGACAACCCCATCCACAGTGAGACGGCCACCGCCAGCGCAACCTGCACGAGCGCGAGCGCGGAGAAGGCAACCGCATATCCCGCGATCAGGTCCAGCTTCGCCATCGGCGTGGTGAGCAAGCGCTCCAATGTGCCCGACGTGCGTTCGCGCAAGGTCGCGATGGACGTCACCAGAAACATCATCAGGAATGGAAAGAAACCCAACAGCGCGGGTGCCGAGCGGGTGAAGATCGCGGCGGAGTCAAAGACGTAGCGCAGCATCACCAGCAGCACTGACGGCATCAGCAGCATCAGCACAACGGTGCGTGGATCGTGGCGCAACTGGGTGAGCACACGCACGGCAGTGACGAGGGTGAGCTTCGGACTCATGCTGCACTCTCTTGCGCGACCAGTGCCAGAAACGCTGCAGCCATCGAGTGGGTAGCTGTGCGCTGCATCAGCTTTCGAGGCGAGTCGTGGGTGAGGACGATACCGTCGCGCATCAGCAGCAGGTCGTCACAGCGTTCGGCCTCTTCCATCACGTGGCTGGACACCAACAAGGCCAGCCCGTGCTCCACCAGGCGACGGAAGAGCGACCACAGGTCCTCGCGCAGCACTGGATCGAGCCCCACCGTGGGTTCATCCAGCACCAGTAGCTGCGGTCTGCCCAGCATTGCCACGGCGAGACTGACCCGCGAACGTTGGCCGCCGGACAACCGCCCGGTCAGATGAGCTCCGAGAGCAGTCAGGTCCACTTCCTCCATCACCCGATCCACATCGGCCGCCGGCGCGCGGACCACCTGGGCGAAGTAGCGGATGTTCTGCGCAACCGTCAGGTCGTCGTACACCGAGGCCTGTTGCGATGCATAGCCGATCTGCGCCCTCAGCGACGGGTGGCCGGCCGGCCGGCCTAGCACGGTCAGCGTCCCGGACGTGATCCGCTGGGTACCGACGATTGCCCGCATCAGCGTGGTCTTGCCGCAACCACTCGGCCCGAGCAGTCCGGTGATCGAGCCAGGGTCGACCGTGATGTCCAGGTGCCGCAGGACCGCTGTGCCATCGCGAGTGACGCAGAGATCCTCAGATCGGACGGCATAATTAATCATGCGATTAAATGTAGACTTGCCAGGTCAGATGTCAAGAGTGAGCGGAGGCGGATCAGTGGCTACTGCTGGACGCCGGCCGGGTCCCACCACCACACCCGAGCAGATCCTCGATGCGGCACGCAGTCTGTTTGCCGAAAGGGGATATCAAGGCACGACGATGCGTGCCGTAGCGCAGCAGGCCGGGGTGAACTCTGCTCTGGTCCATCACTACTTCACATCGAAAGAGCGACTCTTCGTCGCGGCACTGCGATTTCCGCTCAACCCAGCTGAGGCAGTGGCCGCCCTGCTCGCGGCCGGCCCACGCGAGGAGTTCGCGCAGCGCCTTGTGCGGTTCTTCATCCGCGCCTGGCGCGACCCGGAAACCGGACAGCAGTTACAAGCCGTCATCCGCAGCTCCGTGGGTACAGCGCAAGGCGCGGCATCGGCGCGTCAACTCGCCGAAAACGTTCTGCTGGAACGCACGGCGGGAATGCTGGGGGTATCCCCCCTGCATCTGGCTGCAGCGATCACCCACCTGATCGGGCTGATGATCGGCGCGACCATCATCGGTATCGAACCCCTTGCATCAGCCGGCGAGGACGAACTCGTCGACCTGGTGACGCCGGCAATCGCGCATTACCTCGCCACGTAGAGATTTCGAACCGTTCGTGACCTGCAGGCTTGGCGACCTCGATCCCTCAGCGGCAGACTGCGTCGATATCGAACCGCACATCCTCGATGAGGGGTCGGTGAGTGCCTGCCCGCCGAGAAGACGTACCTGCGGGGTGGGACGAGCTGGCCGTTACGCCGGATTCTGTCAGGCGCCGCTGTTGCCGGCGACGCCGTAGCGACCATCCATCTAGGACCGTCGTTGCCGACGGCCTCCAGCGATCTACCCGCATACTCGGGCGGGCCGCCCTCGAACGCATGCTGTCTGATCTTGCTCCGGGTGGGGTTTACCGAGCCGCACCGGTCACCCGGCACGCTGGTGGTCTCTTACACCACCGTTTCACCCTTACCGCCGCGGTCTGGCGCGGAGCGCAAGCCCCGACCACCACGCGACGGCGGTCTGTTTTCTGTGGCACTTTCCCGCGGGTCACCCCGGGTGGCTGTTAGCCATCACCCTGCCCTGTGGAGTCCGGACGTTCCTCGGCGAGCAGCACTTGCGCATTGCCCGACGCGGCCGCCTAGCCAGCTCGCCCACGCACTCATGGTAGTAGTCGCGGCGGGCAGCCTCGACCGAGCGACTGCCTGCGTTCAACAACTCTGAGCGAACCGGCCCGAAATGCGCCACCTGGACCTGCGCCGCCTGGACCTGCGCTGTCTACAAACAGCTGTCTCCCTCAGGCGCCGGCGAGCTCGAAGGTCAGTTTGTGCGCGGCGATGTCCACTGCAACCAGCGTGACTTTCACGACCGACCCGGGTTCCGCGCTCCCCAGGCATCGCGCGAGGACCGCGACGTCGCGCAGCTGCACCTCGATATTTTTGTCGCGCACCGACACGACCATCGCATCAAAGGTCTCCCCCAGTCGTGGCGCAAGGACGGCTGCTTCGACGGCGTCGTCACAGGCCCGGCCCACCGACGAAGCCACCTGGTCGCGTGATCGCATGATGTCGGGGAGGTCATCCAGAGCCTCGACCGCCCACGCCGGTGGCTCTGCGCCACGACAGACGGCCTCGCAGATAGCAAGCCCGAATCGGTCCACCAACCGCCGTAGGGGGGCGGTGACATGCGCATAGGGGGCAGCAACCGCCGCCTGGTCGGTGACTTTCGGAATCTCACCGTTGAAGGGGGTGTACCCGGCCCCTCGAAAGAGTGACGCCGCATCGTGGATCAGTGCCAGGTGTCTGGGACCGGTGCGATCCAGCGACGCGATGAACTCGCCGTACGTCCGGCCGTCCGGCCAGTCGATCGTCATGGCCGATGCACGCCGTCGGAAGCTGTCGATCGCGCTCTGCTGCGGCGGCGGCATGGTGCGCAGGATGCCGACCTTGGCATCGAGCATCATCGTCGCCGCACACGTTCCGGCCAGCAGTGAAATTTGCGCGTTCCAACCTTCGCTGGCCACTGGTGGTCGGAACTGCAGTCGGTAGGTGCCGTCCTCGTCGCGTTCCACCTCCTGCTCTGGCATCGGCAAGTCCGCACCGCCGCGTTTGTGCTGCAGGGCGATCCGCAACTCGCCGATCTCCTGCAGCAGGCTGAGCCCGACGGGCAGCTGCCGGCCGATCCGTTGCTGGACCCTTTCGTAGTCCAGCCGGGCGATGCTGCGAACCCGTGCGAGATAGACCGTTGCGGCGATCACCTCGCCGAGAGCATCGAGCTCGACGTCCCAGACATATGCCCCGCGCACCTGACCCGGCAGCAGGCTGGCGACGTCTTCACTGAGCACCGTGGGGTGCAACGGAATCCGCATGTCCGGCAGGTAGACCGTCTCGCCCCGTACGCGTGTCTCCTGGTCGAGAGCACCTCCAGGTTCGACGAAAGCCGCTACGTGGGCGATCGCGTATCGGACCCGGAATCCACCGGTCGTGCGTTCCAGATACATCGCCTGATCCAGATCGACGGAGCCCGGAGGGTCGATGGTGAAGAACGGTACGGACGTCTCATCCCGTGCCGGCAACTGCGCTGCGTCGACGGCACGCCGGGCTTCGTCAAGCGCGGCCTCCGGGTAGTCGATCGACAGCTCATGTTCCGCGCGTATCGCGGCGAACGCCCGTTCCAGCGGGCCGGGGTCAGCGGTGTTCGGATCGGCCTGAGGTGCATGCACGACGCGAGGCAGCATGTCGGTCACTGTACGCAGCGGCGGACGCCGACCGGACGGCGTACGTGATCTCAACCGACGTGATCTCGGCCGACGTGTGCGTCAGGCCACCTTCGCTGGCCGTGCCGTGTTCGGCATCAGTCCTGGTGTCGTGTTCCAGGTGACGCCGGTGGCGGTGACATCGGCGGTGAGCAGGTCGCGGTGCACGATGGTGTGGTGGCGGGCGCACAGTAGTGCCGCGTTGGTAAGGGTTGTTTCTCCGCCGGTCCACCACGGGGTCACGTGGTGGGCGTCGCACCAGTCCGGTGGCCGATCGCAGTCGGGGAAGGTGCAGCCGTGATCGCGGTGGATGACCGCCGCTCGTAATCCGCCGGTGAAGAGGCGTCTGGCCCGTCCCACGTCCAGTGGCTGCGATGCCCCGCCCAGCACCATCGGGATCAGATCCGCGTCACACGCCAACCGGCGCAACGTGCCCGCGTCGATGAGGTCACCATCAGCGGTGCGCCCGATGCCGGGCAGGTAACCGGGAAGCTTGTCGGCGTCCCGCAGGCGGGCGAGCAGGGTGTTGTAGTCCAGGGTCACGACCAGTTTCGCGGTACCGCCGGTCTCACCGACCGGCCGGGGCGCGGTGCCGTCCAACACGCCGGCAGCTGTTTCCACCAGCCGCAGCAGGGCGTCCGCGCGCCGTTTGCCCGGGGTCCGAAGATCGCGGTCGCGATCAGCCCCACCCGTCGTGTCATCCGGCGCAGTGTCGGGACAGCCTTGTGGTGTCGGCGCGGAGAGGAACTGCAACGCGTGCTTCACGGTCGCGGCGTGCGCGGTCGACAGATCTGCCTCGAACCGGGTCAACCCACCGGACAGGGCATACCACCGCACCGACTCACACTCCTGCTGCACTTCCTCATCACCCGCGAGTTGTTCGGGGGCGAACCGGCCGATGATCCGGGTGGACAGTTCCTTCAACGCCCGGGACCCGTAACTGGACAAACTCAGATACCGCAACAACATCTCATCGCGGTCCGCGCACGGCAGTTGGCGGCATACCCGCGGCACTTCCCGCAACGCCACCGCTGCAACAGCCACACTCGCGGACCCAGCCGCCAGACAGCAAGACACGACCTGATTGCGCGGGTCAGCGCACTCCACCCCGACCGCACCCACCCGCCGGACAACCACCGGATCCACCCCCCGAGCGTGCTGCGCAACCCACCCCGGGGCACCCGTCGCCATCGAACCGGCGACCGTCCCACGCGTCAAGGCCTCCGCGGTGGTCAACACCGCAACATTCTCCGCACGGCACACCACCGTCAGCATGCTCGACACCACGTCGCCCAGGTCTGCTTCGCTGAGCTGGAACAACACCCCCGGCCAGGTGTCCAGCGACGCGAGGAAATCTGTCAACAGTCCCATCAACCGGGCGCCCGTACCGGGAGCTGCGGGCGCGATCGGCGAGGGCGGCGAGGGTGCATGGTCAGGGACTGGATGACTCACGATCCGCCCCTTTCCAAATGCTGCCCAAATGCTTCGAACTGATGTATTCATCATACGTACGTTCGGGTGTGCACACAAGGGATTAAGCGGACGAATTCTATTGATATCAATGGGATTCCGACCAATAGTTATCCACATCCCCCATCTACTTCCCGAGTTATCCACACATCTGCCGTGCACCCTTCCGGGCCCATCAAGCACCCCTCACCTAGGCTGCGTTCGTGCTTGTCCTGTTGCCACCATCAGAGTCCAAAACTGCCGGTGGGGGTCGCAGTCGTCCGCTGGATCTCGCCGAACTGTCGTTCCCAGCCCTGACACAAGGCCGCGCAGAAGTGCTGGCCGCACTGGAACTGACATCTCGCAACAATGATGCTGCGTCGGTCCTCAAAGTCAGCCCCAACCTGACCGAGGAGATCGCTCGCAATACGCGATTGCGCACCGCTGCCGCAACCCCGGCCGGTCGCCTCTACACGGGCGTTCTGTACGACGCCCTGAGCCTGGCCTCGCTCGACGCCGCAGCACTGCGCCGAGCACGTCGGTGGATCGTGATCCAGTCAGCCGCATTCGGGGCCCTGCGGCTCGGCGACAAGATCCCGCCGTACCGGCTGTCCATGGGCGTCAGCCTGCCCGGCGTCGGCCCGCTTGCCGCATGGTGGCGACCGCACCTGGCGCCTGAGATGACCGCAGCGGCCGGCCGCAAGCTTGTCGTGGACTGCCGCTCCAGCACCTACGCCGCCGCGTGGACACCCGGCCCGGCATCGGCGCTGCGCTGGGTACGTATCGACGTCCCCGGCGCCACTCACAACGCCAAGCACACCCGTGGACTGGTGACCCGCGCCATCTGCCAACTGATGACAGAACCGACCACACCGCAGGCGCTTCAGGCAGCCCTCAGCCCGTCCTTTCAGACGAGCCTGGTGCCCGCCGCGGCAGCCACCAAACCGTGGTCTCTGCGGATCACCGCCCGCTGATGACCGCTCTGCAGTAACCCGCCTCAGGTGCCGGCCGGCGCAGAGATCCGAACGGCAGGGTCAGCTCTGCCGTAGATGATGGGTGACGTTCAAACTGTCGACAGTCGCCTTACCGTCCGGCCAGACCTGCACCGTGGTCAACGACGCCGGATCGGCCTGCAGCATCCAGGCGGTTTCACCCGGTATGCCGAGCAGCAGGGACAACACCACCATCAAGGGTTTGCGATGCGTTGCCACCACGGCTGTGCCGCCCGGCCCGGCAGCCGCGACGGCTGAGGCAAAGCCCCGCGACACCCGCGCGGCGAGCTCCGCGTGCGACTCGCCACCCGCAGGGCGGAAGTCTGCCTCGATCCGCATCCGAGCCAGCTGCCCCGGGTACTTCCGCTCGATCTGCGGGAAGGTCAGCCCATCCCACTCTCCTACGTGCTGCTCGTCCCAGTCGTCGTCGACCTGGGCGCTGACCCCCAACGCGGCGCCGGCCGCGGCGCCGGTCTGCGCGGCTCGCGACAGAGAGGACGTCACGAGATGCACGACACCGCCCAGACGCTGCGCCAACTCCTGCGCTGCAGCCGCCGCCTGAGCTCGCCCCTGCGCATTCAGGCTCGGGTTCGCGCCACCGCGACCGTCGAGTCGGTGGTTGACCGTGAAGTCGGTAACGCCATGCCGGAGCAGGATCACGGTTGTCGCGGTACCCGGATCGGGACGCATGGGCGCAGATGCTGGCGACGGCCGCGGTGCAGATGCGTCCTGGCCGGATACCTGACCCGGCACGAGCTGCTCATCGAACAAGGTCGCGTCTGTCGCGGCGGCCGGCGAGGAAGTGGCGGGCGCTCGATCCTGGCCTGATTTCTGTTGTTCGGAGGGGTTGGCCAAGTCGGCGGAGTCGCTCCCGGCAACCCACAGATCCCGCACGATCGTGCGGCCGTCCATACCGTCATTGCTGAGCTTGTCGGCGGCCTTGTTGACCTCGCGTGGGATCCAGGTCCAGCTGACCTCTCCTCCGTTGGAACGCAGACTGCGCACCAGAGCCTGCGCCTGCATAGCGAGCCGCTTCATATCCTCGTGCTTGATCTTCCAGCGACCAGCCATCTGCTCAACGACCAGTTTGGAGTCCATCCGCACTGCGACCCGCGCCCCCGGGTCGATGGCCAGAGCTGCTTCCAGCCCCGCAATCACTCCCGAGTACTCGGCGACGTTGTTGCTCGCCTTGCCCAGTGGCGCCGCGCGCTCTGCGAGCAACTCCCCCGACGCTGCGTCCTTGACCAGCGCGCCGTAGCCGGCGACTCCGGGATTACCCCGGGACCCGCCATCGGCTTCGACAATCAGTTC
This portion of the Dermatophilaceae bacterium Sec6.4 genome encodes:
- a CDS encoding ABC transporter ATP-binding protein, whose amino-acid sequence is MINYAVRSEDLCVTRDGTAVLRHLDITVDPGSITGLLGPSGCGKTTLMRAIVGTQRITSGTLTVLGRPAGHPSLRAQIGYASQQASVYDDLTVAQNIRYFAQVVRAPAADVDRVMEEVDLTALGAHLTGRLSGGQRSRVSLAVAMLGRPQLLVLDEPTVGLDPVLREDLWSLFRRLVEHGLALLVSSHVMEEAERCDDLLLMRDGIVLTHDSPRKLMQRTATHSMAAAFLALVAQESAA
- a CDS encoding TetR family transcriptional regulator, which encodes MATAGRRPGPTTTPEQILDAARSLFAERGYQGTTMRAVAQQAGVNSALVHHYFTSKERLFVAALRFPLNPAEAVAALLAAGPREEFAQRLVRFFIRAWRDPETGQQLQAVIRSSVGTAQGAASARQLAENVLLERTAGMLGVSPLHLAAAITHLIGLMIGATIIGIEPLASAGEDELVDLVTPAIAHYLAT
- a CDS encoding RNB domain-containing ribonuclease, whose protein sequence is MLPRVVHAPQADPNTADPGPLERAFAAIRAEHELSIDYPEAALDEARRAVDAAQLPARDETSVPFFTIDPPGSVDLDQAMYLERTTGGFRVRYAIAHVAAFVEPGGALDQETRVRGETVYLPDMRIPLHPTVLSEDVASLLPGQVRGAYVWDVELDALGEVIAATVYLARVRSIARLDYERVQQRIGRQLPVGLSLLQEIGELRIALQHKRGGADLPMPEQEVERDEDGTYRLQFRPPVASEGWNAQISLLAGTCAATMMLDAKVGILRTMPPPQQSAIDSFRRRASAMTIDWPDGRTYGEFIASLDRTGPRHLALIHDAASLFRGAGYTPFNGEIPKVTDQAAVAAPYAHVTAPLRRLVDRFGLAICEAVCRGAEPPAWAVEALDDLPDIMRSRDQVASSVGRACDDAVEAAVLAPRLGETFDAMVVSVRDKNIEVQLRDVAVLARCLGSAEPGSVVKVTLVAVDIAAHKLTFELAGA
- a CDS encoding DUF222 domain-containing protein gives rise to the protein MSHPVPDHAPSPPSPIAPAAPGTGARLMGLLTDFLASLDTWPGVLFQLSEADLGDVVSSMLTVVCRAENVAVLTTAEALTRGTVAGSMATGAPGWVAQHARGVDPVVVRRVGAVGVECADPRNQVVSCCLAAGSASVAVAAVALREVPRVCRQLPCADRDEMLLRYLSLSSYGSRALKELSTRIIGRFAPEQLAGDEEVQQECESVRWYALSGGLTRFEADLSTAHAATVKHALQFLSAPTPQGCPDTAPDDTTGGADRDRDLRTPGKRRADALLRLVETAAGVLDGTAPRPVGETGGTAKLVVTLDYNTLLARLRDADKLPGYLPGIGRTADGDLIDAGTLRRLACDADLIPMVLGGASQPLDVGRARRLFTGGLRAAVIHRDHGCTFPDCDRPPDWCDAHHVTPWWTGGETTLTNAALLCARHHTIVHRDLLTADVTATGVTWNTTPGLMPNTARPAKVA
- the yaaA gene encoding peroxide stress protein YaaA: MLVLLPPSESKTAGGGRSRPLDLAELSFPALTQGRAEVLAALELTSRNNDAASVLKVSPNLTEEIARNTRLRTAAATPAGRLYTGVLYDALSLASLDAAALRRARRWIVIQSAAFGALRLGDKIPPYRLSMGVSLPGVGPLAAWWRPHLAPEMTAAAGRKLVVDCRSSTYAAAWTPGPASALRWVRIDVPGATHNAKHTRGLVTRAICQLMTEPTTPQALQAALSPSFQTSLVPAAAATKPWSLRITAR
- a CDS encoding bifunctional RNase H/acid phosphatase translates to MARELIVEADGGSRGNPGVAGYGALVKDAASGELLAERAAPLGKASNNVAEYSGVIAGLEAALAIDPGARVAVRMDSKLVVEQMAGRWKIKHEDMKRLAMQAQALVRSLRSNGGEVSWTWIPREVNKAADKLSNDGMDGRTIVRDLWVAGSDSADLANPSEQQKSGQDRAPATSSPAAATDATLFDEQLVPGQVSGQDASAPRPSPASAPMRPDPGTATTVILLRHGVTDFTVNHRLDGRGGANPSLNAQGRAQAAAAAQELAQRLGGVVHLVTSSLSRAAQTGAAAGAALGVSAQVDDDWDEQHVGEWDGLTFPQIERKYPGQLARMRIEADFRPAGGESHAELAARVSRGFASAVAAAGPGGTAVVATHRKPLMVVLSLLLGIPGETAWMLQADPASLTTVQVWPDGKATVDSLNVTHHLRQS